One window of Flavobacteriales bacterium genomic DNA carries:
- a CDS encoding ABC transporter ATP-binding protein → MSNENIITIEKVTKRFKVGEGEFTALKEIDLTVKKGEFAGLVGPSGSGKTTLLNIIGSLDSPTEGKASVLGHDIASLSHKQSAQLRNMHIGFIFQVYNLLPVYTVYENVEFALLLQKVGAAERKKAVMEALEWVGIAGLADKRPDKLSGGEGQRVAIARAMVKKPELLLADEPTANLDATNAHAILKTMVSLNKELGTTFLFSTHDEKVMSYLRRIIHLRDGYVEKDENATPASS, encoded by the coding sequence ATGAGCAACGAGAACATCATCACGATCGAGAAAGTCACCAAGCGCTTCAAAGTGGGCGAGGGCGAATTCACCGCCTTGAAGGAGATCGACCTGACGGTGAAGAAAGGTGAATTTGCAGGACTGGTGGGGCCGAGCGGATCGGGCAAGACCACCTTGCTCAACATCATCGGTTCGCTGGACAGTCCGACAGAAGGCAAGGCCAGCGTGTTGGGCCACGACATCGCCAGCCTCTCGCATAAGCAGAGCGCGCAGCTGCGGAACATGCACATCGGCTTCATCTTCCAGGTGTACAATCTGCTGCCGGTGTACACAGTGTACGAGAACGTGGAGTTCGCCCTGTTGCTACAAAAGGTGGGCGCGGCCGAACGCAAGAAGGCCGTGATGGAAGCACTGGAATGGGTGGGCATCGCAGGGCTCGCGGACAAGCGGCCGGACAAACTCTCAGGCGGCGAAGGACAGCGCGTGGCCATTGCACGTGCCATGGTGAAGAAGCCCGAACTGCTTCTTGCGGATGAACCCACCGCCAACCTCGATGCGACGAACGCACATGCCATCCTGAAAACGATGGTAAGCTTGAACAAGGAGCTCGGCACCACTTTCCTCTTCAGCACCCACGACGAAAAGGTGATGAGCTACCTGCGTCGCATCATCCACTTGCGCGATGGCTATGTGGAGAAGGACGAGAACGCAACACCCGCCTCATCATGA
- a CDS encoding TetR/AcrR family transcriptional regulator: MSSTTNTSSDPRTAILSAAKDLFWKYGIRRVTVEEISKEAGISKMTFYRTFSNKQEVAAAVLTDVLDSSMQRYRAAMDSDAPFEERIREVVLLKHDNAQVMSDEFLKDVLGDPNSELAIMAHSFQEEHTKIFLADLRKAQRNGWIRKEIKPAFILFMLERMNAHMFDVAFRGMYKNSHDAIMELTNFMFYGLFPMDAHKK; the protein is encoded by the coding sequence ATGTCGTCCACCACCAACACCTCCAGTGACCCACGCACCGCGATCCTATCCGCAGCGAAAGACCTGTTCTGGAAGTACGGGATCCGGCGCGTCACCGTGGAGGAGATCAGCAAGGAGGCCGGCATCAGTAAGATGACCTTCTACCGCACCTTCTCCAATAAGCAGGAGGTGGCCGCTGCGGTGCTGACCGATGTGCTCGATTCATCCATGCAACGCTACCGAGCAGCTATGGATAGCGATGCACCCTTCGAGGAGCGTATCCGCGAGGTGGTCCTGTTGAAGCACGACAATGCGCAGGTCATGAGCGATGAGTTCCTGAAGGACGTCCTTGGCGATCCCAATTCTGAGTTGGCTATCATGGCGCATTCATTCCAAGAGGAACACACCAAGATCTTCTTGGCCGACCTGCGCAAAGCCCAACGGAACGGCTGGATCCGAAAGGAGATCAAACCCGCGTTCATCCTCTTCATGTTGGAAAGGATGAATGCGCACATGTTCGATGTTGCGTTCCGTGGCATGTACAAGAACTCGCACGATGCGATCATGGAACTGACCAACTTCATGTTCTACGGGCTATTCCCGATGGATGCCCACAAGAAATGA
- a CDS encoding ABC transporter permease: MKLALKLAYKNLIGAGLRTWLNVGVLAFAYLIILFFNGLTNGWSHQAQRDGIRWEFGNGHLLNPHYDPYDPFSVQDGHGTLEGADTKALMPMLVQQGSIYPDGRMVSILLKGIPEDQTEIAVPIAELKNSSAELPVMLGERMAKSIKAAEGDKVLLRWRDHNGTFDAKEMTVAHIFNTEIPTVDNGTVWLPLDTLWHMTNLQGEASLFVASEHFDPAQTAGWKFLSQEELLKDTNDIINAERFSDAIIYLMLLAIALIAVFDTQVLSVFRRQREIGTYVALGMTRTQVVTLFTVEGSMYSIFAVVVGSVIGIPFFEYLASIGIGLPESIQSMGMMMGKRIFPLFSIQLIIGTVLLIVATATLVSYLPARKIARMNAVEALKGKLQ, from the coding sequence ATGAAATTGGCATTGAAACTCGCGTACAAGAACCTGATCGGTGCGGGTCTGCGCACCTGGCTCAACGTGGGTGTGCTCGCCTTCGCCTACCTGATCATCCTCTTCTTCAACGGGCTCACCAACGGTTGGTCGCACCAAGCGCAACGCGATGGCATTCGTTGGGAATTCGGCAATGGGCATCTGCTCAACCCACACTACGATCCCTACGATCCGTTCAGCGTGCAGGACGGCCACGGCACGCTGGAAGGTGCGGATACGAAAGCGTTGATGCCCATGCTGGTGCAGCAGGGATCGATCTATCCCGATGGCCGCATGGTGTCGATATTACTAAAAGGGATACCCGAGGACCAAACGGAGATCGCCGTACCCATCGCCGAGTTGAAGAACAGCAGCGCTGAACTTCCGGTGATGCTGGGTGAACGCATGGCGAAGTCGATCAAGGCCGCGGAAGGCGACAAGGTGCTGCTGCGCTGGCGCGATCACAACGGCACCTTCGATGCCAAGGAAATGACCGTGGCGCACATCTTCAATACCGAGATCCCCACGGTGGACAACGGAACCGTATGGCTTCCGCTGGACACCCTGTGGCACATGACCAACCTGCAAGGCGAAGCCAGTTTGTTCGTGGCATCCGAACACTTCGACCCAGCGCAAACAGCCGGCTGGAAATTCCTGTCGCAAGAGGAATTGTTGAAGGACACGAATGACATCATCAACGCCGAGCGCTTCAGCGATGCCATCATCTACCTGATGCTGCTCGCCATCGCCTTGATCGCCGTGTTCGATACACAAGTGCTTTCGGTGTTCCGCCGCCAGCGCGAGATCGGCACCTACGTGGCACTAGGTATGACGCGAACACAAGTGGTCACGCTCTTTACCGTGGAAGGCAGCATGTACAGCATATTCGCCGTGGTGGTGGGCAGCGTGATCGGCATTCCGTTCTTCGAATACCTCGCCTCCATCGGTATCGGACTTCCGGAATCCATTCAATCCATGGGCATGATGATGGGCAAACGCATCTTCCCGCTGTTCAGCATCCAATTGATCATCGGCACGGTGCTGCTGATCGTCGCCACGGCCACACTCGTCAGTTACCTCCCCGCACGCAAGATCGCACGCATGAATGCGGTGGAAGCACTCAAAGGAAAATTGCAATGA
- a CDS encoding outer membrane lipoprotein-sorting protein — translation MKTALLTLAFATITGIASAQTPDAVAIMNKVDENMNSRTNVTTSDMVIHGRRGDRTVTSKGYTEGTARSFTEYLAPAREKGTKMLKLDDRLWIYSPSTDRTIQLSGHMLRQSVMGSDLSYEDMMEDRKLMEMYTAKVVGEESLEGRACWVLELTAKVPDVSYEKRKIWVDKERFVPMKEDLFAKSGQLLKQTVMSGVKQFGKRWYPTKINYKDMLKDGQGTDFIATEILFDVEIPETVFNKASLKK, via the coding sequence ATGAAAACCGCACTCCTCACACTTGCTTTTGCCACCATCACCGGCATAGCATCCGCACAAACTCCCGACGCTGTCGCCATCATGAACAAGGTGGACGAGAACATGAACTCGCGCACCAACGTGACCACCTCCGATATGGTGATCCACGGACGGCGCGGCGATCGCACCGTTACCTCGAAGGGCTACACGGAAGGCACCGCGCGCAGCTTCACGGAATACCTCGCTCCAGCCCGTGAGAAAGGCACCAAGATGCTGAAGCTGGACGACCGACTGTGGATCTATTCCCCCAGCACCGACCGAACGATCCAGCTCAGCGGCCACATGCTGCGCCAAAGCGTGATGGGCAGCGACCTCAGCTACGAGGACATGATGGAGGACCGCAAACTGATGGAAATGTACACCGCGAAAGTGGTCGGTGAAGAATCCTTGGAAGGTCGTGCCTGCTGGGTGCTGGAACTGACCGCCAAGGTGCCCGATGTGAGCTACGAGAAGCGCAAGATCTGGGTGGACAAGGAACGCTTCGTACCCATGAAGGAGGATCTGTTCGCCAAGAGCGGCCAACTGCTGAAACAGACCGTGATGAGCGGTGTGAAGCAGTTCGGCAAGCGTTGGTACCCTACCAAGATCAATTACAAGGACATGCTGAAGGACGGCCAAGGCACTGATTTCATCGCGACCGAGATCCTGTTCGACGTGGAGATCCCGGAGACGGTGTTCAATAAGGCTTCGCTGAAGAAGTGA
- a CDS encoding ribosome-associated translation inhibitor RaiA, with product MNVTVHSLHFDADIKLIDFIKEKLNKLTQFHDNILTGDVTLRVGSDGERPENKHVEIRLAVPGNDLFAKRKASSFEEAAVNTIEALRSQVEKDKTRLREVRG from the coding sequence ATGAACGTGACCGTGCATTCCCTCCATTTCGACGCCGACATCAAGCTCATTGATTTCATCAAGGAGAAATTGAACAAGCTCACCCAGTTCCATGATAACATCCTCACCGGTGATGTGACTCTCCGGGTGGGGAGTGACGGGGAGCGGCCCGAGAACAAACATGTGGAGATCCGCTTGGCCGTGCCGGGCAACGACCTCTTCGCAAAACGTAAGGCCTCCAGCTTCGAGGAGGCGGCGGTGAACACCATCGAGGCGCTCCGCAGCCAAGTGGAGAAGGACAAGACCCGCCTGCGCGAGGTGCGCGGATAG
- a CDS encoding SDR family oxidoreductase, whose protein sequence is MDTLKNKRCIVTGAGSGIGKAITMSLLSAGANVLATDIRKDRLEELGAGSKQLAGKLETLPVDMGKPEDIDRMFDHCKMTLGGLDVLVNNAGLMDDFSPVGEVKDALWQTIMDVNVTGPMQAMRHAVKGFLEQRHGNIINIASIGGVRGARAGAAYTASKHALVGLTKNTAYMYSKSGIRCNAVAPGGVETNITESLDMAKISPLAQQQIFSATATNPRTGKPQEIAEIVLFLASDRSSFINGDVIVADAGWTAF, encoded by the coding sequence ATGGACACACTGAAGAACAAACGCTGCATCGTCACGGGTGCGGGATCAGGAATAGGCAAGGCGATCACCATGAGCCTGCTATCGGCAGGGGCCAACGTACTGGCTACTGACATACGGAAAGATCGGCTCGAAGAATTGGGTGCAGGCTCCAAGCAACTCGCTGGCAAACTGGAAACGCTTCCGGTCGATATGGGAAAACCAGAGGACATCGATCGGATGTTCGATCACTGTAAGATGACCTTGGGCGGCTTGGATGTACTCGTCAACAATGCGGGATTGATGGATGATTTCTCTCCCGTTGGCGAAGTAAAGGACGCGCTCTGGCAGACGATCATGGACGTCAATGTTACCGGACCCATGCAGGCCATGCGACATGCCGTGAAAGGTTTTCTGGAACAGAGGCACGGCAACATCATCAACATCGCATCGATCGGTGGTGTGCGCGGCGCAAGAGCTGGCGCAGCATACACGGCAAGCAAGCACGCTTTGGTCGGACTGACCAAGAACACGGCCTACATGTATTCCAAGTCGGGCATACGGTGCAACGCGGTGGCACCGGGCGGCGTGGAGACCAACATCACCGAATCGCTCGACATGGCGAAGATCTCGCCCTTGGCGCAACAGCAGATCTTCTCGGCCACGGCCACCAATCCGCGTACCGGTAAGCCGCAGGAAATTGCGGAGATCGTGCTCTTTCTGGCCAGCGACCGATCGAGCTTCATCAACGGCGATGTGATCGTTGCGGACGCGGGGTGGACGGCATTTTGA
- the tuf gene encoding elongation factor Tu, whose translation MAKETYQRTKPHVNIGTIGHVDHGKTTLTAAITKVLADKGFSEARSFDSIDNAPEEKERGITINTSHVEYSTESRHYAHVDCPGHADYVKNMVTGAAQMDGAILVVAATDGPMPQTREHILLGRQVGVPKIVVFMNKVDLVDDAELLDLVEMEVRELLSFYEYDGDNTPVIRGSALGALNGEAKWVESVMELMNAVDTWIPIPPRDTEKPLLMSVEDVFSITGRGTVATGRIETGIVKTGDPLEIIGMQEEKMTSTCTGVEMFKKLLDRGEAGDNVGMLLRGIEKDQIRRGMVIAKPGSITPHTEFKGEIYVLKKEEGGRHTPFHNKYRPQFYFRTTDVTGEITMEEGREMIMPGDNVTIHVKLIVPIAMTKGLRFAIREGGRTVGAGQVTEIIK comes from the coding sequence ATGGCAAAGGAGACCTACCAACGGACCAAGCCGCACGTGAACATCGGTACGATCGGACACGTTGACCACGGCAAGACCACGCTGACAGCAGCCATCACCAAGGTGCTGGCCGATAAAGGCTTTTCCGAAGCCCGCAGTTTCGACTCCATCGACAATGCGCCGGAGGAGAAGGAGCGCGGCATCACCATCAATACTTCACACGTGGAGTATTCTACCGAGAGCCGTCACTACGCACACGTGGATTGTCCGGGCCACGCCGACTATGTGAAGAACATGGTGACGGGTGCCGCCCAGATGGACGGTGCCATCCTCGTGGTGGCCGCTACCGATGGCCCCATGCCCCAGACCCGCGAGCATATCCTGCTCGGTCGTCAGGTGGGCGTGCCCAAGATCGTGGTCTTCATGAACAAGGTCGACCTCGTCGACGACGCCGAACTGCTTGACCTCGTTGAGATGGAAGTGCGCGAGCTGCTTTCCTTCTATGAGTATGACGGTGACAACACCCCGGTGATCCGTGGCAGCGCCCTCGGCGCCCTGAACGGCGAAGCCAAGTGGGTGGAGAGCGTGATGGAGCTGATGAATGCCGTGGACACCTGGATCCCCATCCCGCCCCGCGACACCGAGAAGCCCTTGCTGATGAGCGTGGAGGACGTGTTCTCCATCACCGGACGCGGTACTGTGGCCACTGGCCGTATCGAGACCGGCATCGTGAAGACCGGCGATCCCCTCGAGATCATCGGGATGCAGGAGGAGAAGATGACCAGCACCTGCACGGGTGTGGAGATGTTCAAGAAACTCCTCGATCGCGGCGAGGCCGGCGACAACGTGGGCATGCTCCTGCGTGGCATTGAAAAGGACCAGATCCGTCGTGGAATGGTCATCGCCAAGCCCGGCAGCATCACCCCGCACACCGAATTCAAAGGTGAGATCTACGTGTTGAAGAAGGAGGAAGGCGGACGCCATACCCCGTTCCACAACAAGTACCGCCCCCAGTTCTACTTCCGCACGACGGACGTTACCGGGGAGATCACCATGGAGGAAGGTCGTGAAATGATCATGCCCGGTGACAACGTTACCATCCATGTGAAACTGATCGTGCCGATCGCCATGACCAAGGGCCTGCGTTTCGCCATCCGTGAGGGTGGACGTACCGTGGGTGCCGGCCAGGTGACCGAGATCATCAAGTAA
- a CDS encoding ABC transporter permease, translated as MKLALQLAYRNLVGAGLRTWLNVIVLAFAFLMIIFFNGLMDGWDRQARRDSIAMEFGNGQLLHPDYDPYDPFSIQDGHGVLNSDQADKLTPILIRQASVYPQGRMVSALLKGIPVDQRILTLPTAELKKSDAAIPVMIGKRMAASLNVKEGDKLLLRWRDKNGTFDAADMTVVHIFQTDVPAVDKGSIWLPMDKLEKMTGLVGHASEFILSEGFDPSDTGGWTYKSQAMLLQDITDIIAMKKTSSSVLYLMLVAIALIAIFDTQVLSVFRRQREIGTYVALGMTRTQVVGLFTVEGSMYSLLAMAVGCIVGIPLFVYLATTGIAFPTTTMAQDMGVAISDRIFPVFGVQLVLGTVLLVVIAATIVSFLPARKIARMNAVEALKGKLQ; from the coding sequence ATGAAACTGGCATTGCAACTGGCCTACCGGAACTTGGTCGGTGCGGGATTGCGCACGTGGTTGAACGTGATCGTGCTCGCCTTCGCCTTCCTGATGATCATCTTCTTCAACGGCCTGATGGATGGTTGGGACCGACAAGCACGGCGCGACAGCATCGCCATGGAGTTCGGGAACGGACAATTGCTGCATCCGGACTATGACCCTTACGATCCCTTCAGCATTCAGGACGGACATGGTGTGCTGAACAGCGATCAGGCTGACAAGCTCACGCCGATCCTGATCCGACAAGCTTCGGTGTATCCACAGGGTCGCATGGTCTCCGCATTGTTGAAAGGGATACCCGTGGACCAACGGATCCTGACACTTCCTACCGCGGAGTTGAAGAAGAGCGATGCAGCGATCCCGGTGATGATCGGGAAACGCATGGCCGCTTCGCTGAACGTGAAAGAAGGTGACAAACTCCTGCTGCGTTGGCGCGACAAGAACGGGACGTTCGATGCGGCCGACATGACCGTGGTACACATCTTCCAGACCGACGTTCCCGCTGTCGACAAGGGGAGCATCTGGTTGCCCATGGACAAGCTCGAAAAAATGACAGGACTGGTCGGACACGCCAGCGAATTCATCCTCTCCGAAGGCTTCGACCCTTCCGACACCGGCGGCTGGACCTACAAGTCGCAAGCTATGTTGTTGCAGGACATCACGGACATCATCGCCATGAAGAAGACGAGCAGCTCCGTGTTGTACCTGATGCTCGTCGCCATTGCCTTGATCGCGATCTTCGACACGCAGGTACTCTCCGTGTTCCGTCGGCAACGCGAGATCGGCACCTACGTGGCCTTGGGCATGACGCGCACCCAAGTGGTGGGTCTCTTCACCGTGGAAGGCAGCATGTACAGTCTGCTCGCCATGGCGGTGGGCTGCATCGTCGGCATACCGCTCTTCGTGTATCTGGCCACCACAGGCATCGCGTTCCCGACCACCACCATGGCCCAGGACATGGGCGTGGCGATATCGGATCGGATCTTCCCTGTCTTCGGAGTACAACTGGTGCTGGGTACGGTGTTGCTCGTAGTGATCGCCGCCACCATCGTGAGCTTTCTGCCTGCCCGGAAGATCGCACGGATGAACGCGGTGGAGGCCTTGAAAGGAAAACTGCAATGA
- a CDS encoding tyrosine-type recombinase/integrase, producing the protein MPVERFLEHLAFEKRASPLTVKAYRGDLEQFTRFLEEEIGLKGPAEATDKAVRGWMMRMLEEGVGTRSVNRKLSALRAYYHFARTVGVVHADPTALIEPPKTPKRLPEFVAERSMKMLLEEIPWPEGFIGERDRLLLELLYGTGMRLAELTGLVPADIDFRRGTVRVLGKRDKERIIPLATPLLELLRRYLQTREALPVPPPPGTPLLVREDGQPLPRRTIQSLVKRYLSAVTTQDKRSPHVLRHTFATHLLEHGADLNAVKELLGHANLAATQVYTHNTVEKLKQAHRQAHPRGGTGPTKAP; encoded by the coding sequence ATGCCCGTCGAGCGCTTTCTGGAACACCTTGCCTTTGAGAAGCGCGCCAGTCCGCTTACGGTGAAGGCGTACCGCGGGGATCTGGAGCAGTTCACCCGCTTTCTGGAGGAGGAGATCGGCTTGAAGGGCCCGGCAGAGGCCACGGACAAGGCGGTACGTGGCTGGATGATGCGGATGTTGGAAGAGGGTGTGGGCACCCGCTCGGTGAACCGGAAGCTGAGCGCGTTGCGCGCCTACTATCACTTTGCCCGCACAGTGGGCGTAGTGCATGCGGACCCCACGGCCTTGATCGAACCGCCGAAGACGCCGAAGCGCCTGCCAGAGTTCGTTGCCGAGCGCAGCATGAAGATGCTCCTGGAGGAGATCCCTTGGCCCGAGGGCTTCATCGGGGAACGGGACCGCCTACTTCTGGAACTCTTGTACGGGACCGGAATGCGCTTGGCCGAACTGACAGGCCTGGTGCCGGCCGATATCGACTTCCGGCGGGGCACGGTGCGCGTGCTGGGAAAGCGGGATAAGGAACGGATCATCCCGTTGGCCACACCGTTGCTGGAGTTGCTGCGGCGCTACCTTCAAACGCGGGAGGCGTTGCCGGTCCCCCCTCCGCCCGGTACGCCCTTGCTGGTGAGGGAAGACGGACAACCCCTGCCGCGACGCACCATACAATCCCTCGTTAAGCGTTACCTTAGTGCGGTGACCACCCAGGATAAACGAAGCCCCCACGTCTTGCGCCACACCTTTGCGACCCATCTGTTGGAGCATGGTGCCGACCTGAACGCCGTGAAGGAACTGCTCGGCCATGCGAACCTTGCGGCCACTCAAGTGTATACCCACAATACCGTTGAAAAACTGAAACAGGCCCACCGGCAAGCGCATCCGCGCGGCGGGACCGGACCGACGAAAGCACCTTAA
- a CDS encoding 30S ribosomal protein S21, whose translation MLIIPVKEGEPIDKALKKFKKKFERTGTLRALRKRQAFYKPSVERRKEVLRATYKQEKYGGEQ comes from the coding sequence ATGCTGATCATCCCGGTGAAAGAAGGCGAGCCCATTGATAAGGCGCTGAAGAAGTTCAAGAAGAAGTTCGAGCGCACGGGCACCTTGCGGGCTTTGCGGAAGCGCCAAGCCTTCTACAAGCCTTCGGTGGAGCGCCGTAAAGAAGTGCTGCGTGCCACCTACAAGCAGGAAAAGTACGGCGGCGAACAGTAG
- a CDS encoding efflux RND transporter periplasmic adaptor subunit has translation MNKSTGTEQKKKRRGRLLTWALILVGIGAVAAYVIANRPEVVVDFTTERIEIGSLFQEVSATGTINPIEVVDVGTQVSGIIDEVFTDHNAKVKKGQVIARMDMRNLQATVRESRANITKAEVALTQAQLNFDRSVRLLAGGAVTHADLERDEVELENAKANLDLMRLQADKASINLSYATIISPIDGIVISKNVDVGQTVAASFATPTLFRIANDLTKMKIEASVDEADIGQVRIGQNVEFTVDTYTHETFAGVVDQIQLQPIEVQNVVTYKVIILIENAELKLLPGMTATLVIKTVENPPALTIANTAIDLAIAAEDARLLKQEGYTIKALAQKKGRSIWLKDGQSLEEVPVRPGFDNGFRSAIDAPDLEGREIILRIAIDILDGSEDNTSIFSPNTDKK, from the coding sequence ATGAACAAATCCACCGGAACCGAGCAAAAGAAGAAACGCAGAGGGCGACTGCTCACGTGGGCCTTGATCCTGGTCGGTATCGGGGCTGTAGCCGCTTATGTCATCGCCAACAGGCCAGAGGTGGTCGTGGACTTCACGACGGAGAGGATCGAGATCGGGTCACTGTTCCAAGAGGTATCGGCCACGGGCACCATCAATCCGATCGAAGTGGTCGATGTGGGTACACAGGTTTCGGGGATCATCGATGAGGTCTTCACCGATCACAATGCGAAAGTGAAAAAGGGCCAGGTCATCGCGCGGATGGACATGCGAAACTTACAGGCAACCGTGCGCGAGAGCAGGGCCAACATCACGAAGGCAGAAGTCGCCCTGACGCAGGCCCAGCTCAATTTCGACCGAAGCGTGCGCCTTCTTGCCGGCGGAGCGGTCACACACGCGGACCTGGAGCGGGACGAGGTGGAACTGGAGAATGCCAAAGCGAACTTGGACCTGATGCGCTTGCAGGCGGACAAAGCATCCATCAACCTGAGCTATGCCACCATCATCTCTCCGATCGATGGGATCGTGATCTCCAAGAACGTGGACGTGGGCCAAACAGTGGCGGCCTCCTTTGCCACACCAACGCTCTTTCGCATTGCCAACGACCTGACCAAGATGAAGATCGAGGCCAGCGTGGATGAAGCCGACATCGGGCAAGTGCGCATCGGGCAGAATGTGGAGTTCACGGTGGATACCTACACCCACGAAACATTCGCCGGTGTGGTGGACCAGATCCAATTGCAGCCCATCGAAGTACAGAACGTGGTCACCTACAAAGTGATCATCCTGATCGAGAACGCCGAGCTGAAGCTCCTGCCCGGTATGACAGCCACGTTGGTGATCAAGACCGTGGAGAATCCTCCAGCACTCACCATTGCGAACACCGCGATCGATCTGGCGATAGCGGCAGAGGATGCGCGCTTGCTCAAGCAGGAGGGCTATACGATCAAAGCGCTTGCGCAAAAGAAAGGGCGGTCCATTTGGTTGAAGGATGGACAGAGCCTGGAAGAAGTTCCGGTGCGACCGGGTTTTGACAATGGCTTCAGAAGTGCGATCGACGCTCCTGATCTGGAGGGGCGCGAGATCATCCTTCGCATTGCCATCGATATCCTGGACGGTAGCGAGGATAACACGAGCATCTTCAGCCCGAATACCGATAAGAAATGA
- a CDS encoding FtsX-like permease family protein: MIKFLFKGILRDKSRSLLPIIIILLGVTLTLLLSGFLRGMMGDIVDQNARFDTGHVKVMTKAYAAEQDQLPNDLAMLGLDTLTQGLSARFPDMQWTSRIRFGGLIDAQDAEGNSKGQGPASGTAIDLLHDASGEVERMNIRSSLVSGTIPTEPGQALVGHALAEKLKVAIGDQVMYFGTTMNGSMTFKNFTVSGTIRFGAAAMDKGAIIIDLADAQEMLDMADGAGEVLGFFKSNAYDNDKAEAAANSFNALYANSSDEFAPVMKTLKQQNGLADLLDYADLMAGLFVFIFIAAMSIVLWNTGLLGGLRRYKEYGIRLALGESKGRIYGTMVLEALLIGTIGSVIGTVLGLAGVYYLQVVGIDISSFLQNSTMMMPSIMRAKLTPDLFYLGFIPGVVAMVLGTMLSGIGIYKRETATLFKDLEV; the protein is encoded by the coding sequence ATGATCAAGTTCCTCTTCAAAGGCATTCTGCGCGACAAAAGTCGCAGCCTCCTCCCCATCATCATCATCCTGCTGGGTGTAACGCTCACGTTGTTGTTGAGCGGATTCCTGCGCGGTATGATGGGCGATATCGTCGATCAGAACGCCCGCTTCGATACGGGCCATGTGAAGGTGATGACCAAGGCCTATGCGGCGGAACAGGACCAACTGCCCAACGATCTGGCCATGCTCGGCTTGGACACCTTGACCCAAGGACTGTCCGCGCGTTTCCCCGACATGCAGTGGACCTCGCGAATCCGCTTCGGTGGCTTGATCGATGCACAGGATGCGGAAGGGAATTCCAAGGGACAAGGTCCCGCGTCCGGTACAGCGATCGACCTGTTGCACGACGCCAGCGGCGAGGTGGAGCGCATGAACATCCGCAGTTCGTTGGTGAGCGGCACTATACCAACGGAACCCGGTCAAGCCTTGGTGGGACATGCCCTGGCCGAGAAACTGAAGGTCGCCATCGGTGACCAGGTGATGTACTTCGGCACCACCATGAACGGCAGCATGACCTTCAAGAACTTCACCGTGAGCGGCACCATCCGCTTCGGCGCGGCCGCCATGGACAAGGGCGCGATCATCATCGACCTGGCCGATGCGCAGGAGATGCTGGACATGGCCGATGGTGCCGGTGAAGTGCTCGGGTTCTTCAAGAGCAACGCGTACGACAACGACAAAGCAGAGGCCGCGGCCAACAGCTTCAATGCACTCTACGCGAACAGCAGCGATGAATTCGCGCCGGTGATGAAGACCTTGAAACAACAGAACGGACTTGCCGACCTGCTCGACTACGCGGACCTGATGGCGGGGCTCTTCGTCTTCATCTTCATCGCCGCCATGAGCATCGTGCTCTGGAACACCGGCCTACTCGGCGGATTGCGGCGCTACAAGGAATATGGCATCCGACTGGCTTTGGGCGAAAGCAAGGGACGCATCTACGGCACCATGGTCCTGGAGGCCCTGCTGATCGGCACGATCGGATCGGTGATCGGTACGGTGCTCGGCTTGGCGGGCGTGTACTACCTGCAGGTGGTTGGCATCGACATCAGCAGCTTCCTGCAGAACTCCACCATGATGATGCCGTCGATCATGCGCGCCAAACTGACACCGGACCTCTTCTACCTCGGCTTCATCCCCGGCGTGGTGGCGATGGTACTTGGCACGATGCTTTCAGGTATCGGGATATACAAGCGCGAAACGGCCACGCTCTTCAAGGACTTGGAAGTGTGA